AAATCAGGTGATATTACTGCAACAAATACCCAGTTGTAATGtgatatttaataacatCTGGCGGATGTGATAAGTTATCCTTGATGACTTTATTAATTTCCTTctaaataataatcataAACTGATAAATCTGTGGGCCAAATAGgtaattaattaaacaatTGAGTGTAACAAACTTCGGAAGGCATTTTAGCAAATATTGACTAacatataataacaatccTCCTCGattgtatttaataattgataataattaatcTCTAGTGGTGACTACTATACTAAAATTATCGATAAGCGAAATTATTGTGTGGTCAACAGCGGTATTCACACAAAGCATAAATATCCCATATTTTGGGCAAAAACACCAATATTTTCGAACATAATGCAAGAAATGAACATATAGAGGCCTAAAACCCGCGTATAACAAACATACAAGGGGTTTTTGTGCTACATAACAAGCAAACAGAActattaacacattaatatCAATAATTCTAGCACTTGGCAACGACGATGTTAATTTTTGGAATGTGCTTTTTGATAGTGTCGGAGTTGTAGTAAGAAGTCTCAATCTTCTTAATAACACCtgaacaaatattaaaagtgAGGTAGGGGTGTAAACTTACCGACTTTGCGGTTAGATAAGTGCATAGCGGTCTCGATGGCGACCTTGATAGCAGTACCTAACCCAGTAACAAAAATTTCGTCGTAGGAAAGCTGATCGCTGGATCCGTTTAGTAGTTTTATGCCGACGTTCGCATAAAAGTGTGAATTCTTTGATAAAGATACCTAAAAATAAGTCATAAGGGTAAATATggtaaaaaaattgaatacaaattcatattccgtaaaataatatgaaaCACTCCAGCTAACTAAGTCCTACAATCAGTGAGTTTGGTGGCCTT
The sequence above is a segment of the Theileria orientalis strain Shintoku DNA, chromosome 3, complete genome genome. Coding sequences within it:
- a CDS encoding uncharacterized protein (Alba, DNA/RNA-binding protein family protein), whose translation is MADETQVEDAKPKDTRPPNSLIVSLSKNSHFYANVGIKLLNGSSDQLSYDEIFVTGLGTAIKVAIETAMHLSNRKVGVIKKIETSYYNSDTIKKHIPKINIVVAKC